The Georgenia sp. TF02-10 genome window below encodes:
- a CDS encoding ATP-dependent DNA ligase: MLLAQVVQTSAAVAATRSRLAKRDLLAATLRAAGPEEVAVVAEFLAGRPRQRRTGVGWRSLTDLPTPARAETLTPLGVDAELARIGALTGPGSQATRATAVRALFATATAPEQQFLAGLLLGELRQGALDSLLLDAIAAAAEVPLAAVRRAAMFSALSGPIAQAALTGGAQALTGFHLVVGRPVRPMLASAAPDVDAALAKITGAAGATAVADGGLADGGPMADGGTANGGPADGGPVADGAPPADDGGHDRPAAAAVAVDGKIDGIRIQVHRAGEQVTVFTRSLDDVTDRLPEVVDTVRDLAVNAVVLDGEAIALDAEGRPRAFQETGSRTMTRDAATAGAEVPLTAYFFDLLHLDGRDLLDAPASERFAALADVVPPSARVPRRVTADPAQVQDFFAEMLGRGHEGVVVKDLTAPYAAGRRGAAWVKVKPRHTLDLVVLAVEWGSGRRRGLLSNIHLGARDGEGFVMLGKTFKGMTDEMLAWQTERFLALETGREGHVVHVRPEQVVEVAFDGVQRSSRYPGGVALRFARVLRYRHDKSPTEADTLSIIRAYLPTTSTDNFNGSNSAP; the protein is encoded by the coding sequence GTGCTCCTCGCCCAGGTCGTCCAGACCTCCGCCGCGGTCGCGGCCACCCGCTCGCGCCTGGCCAAGCGGGACCTGCTCGCCGCCACGCTGCGCGCGGCCGGGCCGGAGGAGGTCGCCGTCGTCGCGGAGTTCCTCGCCGGCCGCCCCCGGCAGCGCCGCACCGGCGTGGGCTGGCGGTCCCTCACCGACCTGCCGACCCCGGCCCGGGCGGAGACCCTGACCCCGCTGGGCGTCGACGCCGAGCTGGCGCGGATCGGCGCGCTCACCGGTCCCGGCTCCCAGGCCACCCGCGCGACGGCGGTCCGGGCCCTGTTCGCGACGGCCACCGCCCCCGAGCAGCAGTTCCTCGCCGGGCTCCTGCTCGGGGAGCTGCGCCAGGGCGCGCTGGACTCCCTGCTCCTCGACGCCATCGCCGCCGCGGCCGAGGTCCCGCTCGCGGCCGTGCGCCGGGCGGCGATGTTCAGCGCGCTGTCCGGCCCGATCGCGCAGGCGGCGCTGACCGGCGGCGCCCAGGCGCTGACCGGGTTCCACCTCGTGGTCGGCCGGCCGGTGCGCCCGATGCTCGCCTCCGCCGCGCCGGACGTTGACGCGGCGCTGGCCAAGATCACGGGTGCGGCGGGGGCCACGGCGGTGGCCGACGGCGGTCTGGCCGACGGCGGTCCGATGGCCGACGGCGGGACGGCCAACGGCGGTCCGGCCGACGGCGGTCCGGTGGCCGATGGCGCTCCGCCCGCGGACGACGGCGGGCACGACCGACCAGCCGCGGCAGCGGTCGCCGTGGACGGGAAGATCGACGGCATCCGCATCCAGGTGCACCGCGCCGGGGAGCAGGTCACGGTCTTCACCCGCTCGCTCGACGACGTCACCGACCGGCTGCCCGAGGTCGTCGACACTGTCCGCGACCTCGCCGTGAACGCCGTCGTCCTGGACGGGGAGGCCATTGCCCTGGACGCCGAGGGCCGGCCGCGGGCCTTCCAGGAGACCGGGTCGCGCACGATGACCCGGGACGCCGCCACTGCTGGTGCCGAGGTGCCGCTGACCGCCTACTTCTTCGACCTGCTGCACCTGGACGGGCGGGACCTGCTCGATGCCCCCGCCAGCGAGCGGTTCGCCGCGCTGGCCGACGTCGTCCCGCCGTCGGCCCGGGTGCCACGCCGAGTGACCGCGGACCCGGCCCAGGTGCAGGACTTCTTCGCCGAGATGCTCGGCCGGGGCCACGAGGGGGTGGTGGTCAAGGACCTCACCGCGCCCTACGCCGCGGGGCGGCGGGGCGCGGCGTGGGTAAAGGTCAAGCCGCGACACACCCTGGACCTGGTGGTGCTCGCCGTGGAGTGGGGCAGCGGGCGGCGGCGCGGGCTGCTGTCCAACATCCACCTCGGGGCCCGGGACGGCGAGGGGTTCGTCATGCTCGGCAAGACGTTCAAGGGCATGACCGACGAGATGCTCGCCTGGCAGACCGAGCGTTTCCTCGCGCTGGAGACCGGCCGGGAGGGCCACGTCGTGCACGTGCGGCCGGAGCAGGTGGTCGAGGTCGCCTTCGACGGGGTGCAGCGGTCGAGTCGCTACCCGGGCGGCGTGGCACTGCGCTTCGCAAGAGTGCTCCGCTACCGACACGACAAGTCCCCAACAGAAGCAGACACCTTATCAATCATTCGGGCCTACCTTCCCACTACCAGCACAGACAACTTTAACGGGAGTAACAGTGCGCCTTAA
- a CDS encoding acyclic terpene utilization AtuA family protein: MAHPGTGGGTARGDARPAAGDARPSTGDGARPAAAPTVPPAAPAGRPPLRIANVSGFFGDRLSAAREMVDGGAVDVLTGDWLAELTMGVLARQRARDEAAGYAATFVTQLADVLGDCLRRGIRVVANAGGLNPHGCAAAVRQVAEQQGLTVRVAVVDGDDVTDAFARARAAGWAAPHLDSGEPFAVLAAEPEVVNAYLGCWGIVEALAAGADVVVTGRVTDAAVVLGPAAWHHGWSAADLDALAGGVVAGHVIECGAQATGGNFAFFTEVPGAERVGFPLAEVYADGSAVITKHPGTGGMVTPETVGAQLLYEVDGPRYLTPDVVAHLDTVRVEAAGPDRVRLSGARGEPAPATVKVGAIVPAGWRNAVTFVLTGGAVEAKAAAAQAALWAVVPGGREAFEEVAVTLLRADRPDPARMSEAVALLTVTVRDRDRAAVAGFARSAVETWLAGYPGLYFTGPPGPGSGATIFWPTLMPTAEVPQRVSLNGRQWSVPAPTVGDGDGGSVGDGDGGRGSPSPGSPGGRAVDGSAAPEPPAGPAGLPELAEPPALTEPAGRAEPDRPPAPAGAATRRVPLGTVLGARSGDKGGNATLGVWARNERTHAWLRTFWTEDRVRALVPEAADLELRLWELPNLRAVGVTIVGLLGRGVGTNLGLDSQAKGLGEYLRAKHADVPVDLLPDAPADAGATDRTDASLPGRGGAVDGPAVGPDHRAGAAARDRAGGNHADA, translated from the coding sequence GTGGCTCATCCCGGTACCGGAGGCGGCACCGCCCGCGGTGACGCGCGCCCAGCAGCCGGCGATGCCCGGCCGTCCACCGGCGACGGTGCCCGCCCGGCCGCCGCGCCGACCGTCCCGCCGGCCGCGCCGGCCGGCCGCCCGCCGCTGCGCATCGCCAACGTCTCCGGGTTCTTCGGCGACCGGCTCAGCGCCGCCCGGGAGATGGTCGACGGCGGCGCCGTCGACGTCCTCACCGGGGACTGGCTCGCCGAGCTCACCATGGGGGTGCTCGCCCGCCAGCGCGCCCGGGACGAGGCCGCCGGCTACGCCGCCACCTTTGTCACCCAGCTCGCGGACGTGCTCGGCGACTGCCTGCGCCGCGGGATCCGGGTCGTCGCCAACGCCGGCGGCCTGAACCCCCACGGCTGCGCCGCGGCCGTGCGGCAGGTGGCGGAGCAGCAGGGGCTCACTGTGCGGGTCGCCGTCGTCGACGGCGACGACGTCACCGACGCCTTCGCCCGCGCCCGGGCCGCCGGCTGGGCCGCCCCGCACCTGGACTCCGGGGAGCCGTTCGCGGTGCTGGCCGCCGAGCCGGAGGTGGTCAACGCCTACCTGGGGTGCTGGGGCATCGTCGAGGCGCTCGCCGCCGGCGCCGACGTCGTGGTGACCGGCCGGGTGACCGACGCCGCCGTCGTGCTCGGCCCGGCGGCCTGGCACCACGGCTGGTCCGCCGCGGACCTGGACGCGCTGGCCGGCGGGGTCGTCGCCGGGCACGTCATCGAGTGCGGCGCCCAGGCCACCGGCGGCAACTTCGCCTTCTTCACCGAGGTCCCGGGCGCCGAGCGGGTGGGGTTCCCGCTGGCCGAGGTGTACGCGGACGGCTCGGCAGTCATCACCAAGCACCCCGGCACCGGGGGGATGGTGACGCCGGAGACGGTGGGCGCCCAGCTGCTGTACGAGGTGGACGGGCCGCGCTACCTCACCCCCGACGTGGTGGCCCACCTGGACACCGTCCGGGTGGAGGCGGCCGGCCCGGACCGGGTCCGGCTGAGCGGGGCGCGGGGCGAGCCGGCCCCGGCCACCGTCAAGGTGGGGGCGATCGTGCCGGCCGGGTGGCGCAACGCGGTGACGTTCGTGCTCACCGGCGGCGCGGTCGAGGCCAAGGCGGCCGCGGCGCAGGCCGCGCTGTGGGCGGTGGTGCCCGGCGGCCGGGAGGCCTTCGAGGAGGTGGCCGTCACGCTGCTGCGCGCCGACCGGCCCGACCCGGCCCGGATGAGCGAGGCCGTCGCGCTGCTCACGGTCACCGTCCGCGACCGGGACCGGGCGGCGGTGGCCGGCTTCGCCCGATCCGCGGTGGAGACGTGGCTGGCCGGCTACCCCGGCCTGTACTTCACCGGCCCGCCTGGGCCGGGCAGCGGCGCCACGATCTTCTGGCCCACCCTCATGCCCACCGCGGAGGTGCCCCAGCGGGTGAGCCTGAACGGGCGGCAGTGGTCGGTGCCCGCTCCGACGGTCGGTGACGGCGACGGCGGCAGTGTCGGCGACGGCGACGGCGGCCGGGGCTCACCCAGCCCGGGCTCGCCGGGCGGTCGTGCCGTCGATGGCAGCGCTGCTCCGGAGCCCCCGGCCGGGCCGGCCGGGCTGCCCGAGCTCGCCGAGCCGCCCGCGCTGACCGAACCCGCCGGACGGGCCGAGCCGGACCGCCCCCCCGCACCGGCCGGCGCCGCCACCCGCCGGGTCCCGCTCGGCACGGTCCTCGGCGCACGCTCGGGCGACAAGGGCGGCAACGCGACCCTCGGGGTGTGGGCCCGTAACGAGCGCACGCACGCCTGGCTGCGCACGTTTTGGACCGAGGACCGGGTACGCGCGCTGGTCCCCGAGGCGGCGGACCTGGAGCTGCGGCTGTGGGAGCTGCCCAACCTGCGGGCGGTCGGGGTGACCATCGTGGGGCTCCTCGGCCGCGGCGTCGGGACCAATCTGGGCCTGGACTCCCAGGCCAAGGGGCTCGGCGAGTACCTGCGCGCCAAGCACGCCGACGTCCCGGTCGACCTGCTGCCCGACGCTCCGGCCGACGCCGGCGCCACCGACCGCACCGACGCTTCCCTGCCCGGGCGGGGCGGCGCCGTCGACGGACCTGCCGTCGGCCCCGACCACCGGGCCGGGGCTGCGGCCCGCGACCGTGCCGGAGGCAACCATGCCGACGCCTGA
- a CDS encoding enoyl-CoA hydratase-related protein produces MPTPDVRLAVAGGVATLTLDSAHNRNALSRALRQRLAEQLARALADDAVRVLVLTHAGPVFCAGADLREPDAAPAPGAELEDLLHTLWSVPKPVVARLAGTARGGGTGLVAAADVAVAADTVTFAFPEVRLGVVPALISAPLRRRVAPRALQELFLTGEVFDAPRAAEIGLLTAVVPAEDLDAAVDRYVQMLLRGAPAALAATKELLAAPPPGGLAPELAALARLSARHFASPEAAEGRRAFAEKRAPAWAVDGPPTAGPAAPPQPPER; encoded by the coding sequence ATGCCGACGCCTGACGTCCGCCTGGCCGTCGCCGGTGGGGTCGCCACGCTCACCCTGGACTCCGCCCACAACCGCAACGCCCTGTCCCGGGCGCTGCGGCAGCGGCTCGCGGAGCAGCTCGCGCGGGCGCTGGCCGACGACGCCGTGCGGGTCCTCGTCCTCACCCACGCAGGCCCGGTGTTCTGCGCGGGCGCGGACCTGCGCGAGCCCGACGCCGCCCCCGCCCCCGGCGCCGAGCTCGAGGACCTGCTGCACACCCTGTGGTCGGTGCCCAAGCCGGTCGTGGCCCGCCTGGCCGGCACGGCCCGCGGCGGGGGCACCGGGCTGGTGGCGGCGGCCGACGTCGCGGTCGCCGCCGACACCGTCACCTTCGCCTTCCCCGAGGTGCGCCTGGGCGTGGTGCCGGCGCTGATCTCCGCCCCGCTGCGGCGCCGGGTCGCCCCGCGGGCGCTGCAGGAGCTCTTCCTCACCGGGGAGGTGTTCGATGCGCCGCGGGCGGCGGAGATCGGCCTGCTCACCGCCGTCGTCCCCGCCGAGGACCTGGACGCCGCGGTTGACCGGTACGTGCAGATGCTGCTGCGCGGCGCGCCCGCCGCCCTGGCGGCCACGAAGGAACTGCTCGCCGCTCCTCCGCCCGGCGGCCTGGCGCCTGAGCTCGCCGCCCTGGCCCGGCTCTCGGCCCGGCACTTCGCCTCGCCCGAGGCAGCGGAGGGCAGGCGGGCCTTCGCCGAGAAGCGCGCGCCGGCCTGGGCGGTCGATGGTCCGCCCACCGCCGGACCCGCCGCTCCCCCGCAGCCGCCCGAGCGGTGA
- a CDS encoding AAA family ATPase has product MRLKAMHLKGFKRFTDLSIEDVPESAKLILLAGPNGSGKSSVFDGLKTWHWANGGGGYWWEETYGAKVGSDPIYWDERVQVIFHDPVPDSEIARKKLVYVRSAFRNEADFELSGISRMASPLERPGVGRLIDTDASVSENYQRLILQTLDGVYRDELPEDMTRVQLRDRIIGRVRDALAQVFRDLQLDGVGGVTVGEDSLGTFYFSKGSSKRFLYKNLSAGEKACFDLILDAVIKAEYFNDSIWCIDEPETHLNTRIQSALLETLVSLVPDNSQLLLASHSIGFMRKAWEMAKKSPGQVVFLDMEGIDFDKSASIRPVRPSRDFWAKTLEVALGDLANLVAPERIVLCEGRPPREADNGNSEFDAKCYRRIFASEYPETDFLSVGSSRDVTHDRLDAGKTIQTIATGTILIRVIDRDLRNADEVAAQRARGVRVLNRRNIEAYLLDDEVLAALCREVEQIDRAPELVRLRDALMQASVQRGNDPDDFKKVAEEFYRGARKELMLSSSGSSWAAFASATLAPLIKPGMVVYEDLKESIFGG; this is encoded by the coding sequence GTGCGCCTTAAGGCAATGCACCTCAAGGGATTTAAACGTTTCACGGACCTGTCAATCGAAGATGTTCCAGAGTCGGCGAAGCTAATCTTGCTCGCCGGACCGAACGGCTCAGGCAAGTCCTCAGTCTTTGACGGCTTGAAAACCTGGCACTGGGCAAATGGCGGCGGTGGCTACTGGTGGGAGGAAACATACGGAGCCAAGGTTGGCTCGGACCCAATCTACTGGGATGAACGAGTTCAGGTCATCTTCCACGACCCAGTACCAGATAGCGAGATCGCCCGGAAGAAGCTTGTATATGTAAGAAGTGCCTTTCGAAACGAAGCCGACTTCGAACTAAGCGGAATTTCCCGAATGGCGTCGCCACTGGAGCGGCCCGGAGTGGGAAGACTAATCGACACTGACGCAAGTGTGTCTGAAAACTACCAACGTCTGATCCTGCAAACGCTCGATGGCGTTTACAGAGATGAGCTGCCGGAAGATATGACGCGCGTCCAACTCCGCGATCGAATCATTGGTAGGGTACGGGACGCCTTAGCACAAGTTTTCCGTGACTTGCAGCTTGACGGAGTCGGAGGCGTCACGGTCGGGGAAGACTCACTGGGGACATTCTACTTCTCTAAGGGCTCGTCGAAGCGTTTTCTATACAAGAACCTGTCAGCAGGCGAAAAGGCATGCTTCGATCTCATACTGGATGCGGTCATCAAGGCAGAGTACTTCAATGATTCGATTTGGTGCATTGACGAGCCTGAGACTCATTTAAACACAAGGATCCAGAGCGCTTTGCTAGAGACCCTGGTCTCTTTGGTTCCAGACAACTCCCAGTTACTCCTCGCGAGCCATAGCATCGGATTCATGCGGAAGGCTTGGGAGATGGCGAAGAAGTCGCCCGGTCAAGTCGTTTTTCTCGACATGGAGGGCATCGACTTCGACAAATCTGCATCTATCCGCCCAGTACGGCCGTCACGCGACTTTTGGGCAAAGACCTTGGAGGTCGCCCTCGGGGACTTGGCTAATCTGGTGGCGCCCGAGCGTATAGTCCTTTGCGAGGGAAGGCCACCAAGGGAGGCTGACAACGGCAACTCTGAGTTCGATGCGAAGTGCTACAGGAGAATCTTCGCCAGCGAATACCCAGAGACAGATTTTCTCTCAGTGGGTAGCAGCAGGGACGTGACCCACGATCGGCTAGACGCTGGGAAGACTATTCAGACGATCGCCACCGGTACAATTCTTATTCGCGTCATTGATCGTGATTTACGCAATGCAGATGAAGTCGCAGCACAGAGAGCGCGCGGAGTAAGAGTTCTCAACCGTCGCAACATAGAGGCCTACCTGCTGGATGACGAGGTTCTCGCGGCACTCTGCCGGGAAGTCGAGCAGATAGATAGGGCGCCAGAGCTGGTCCGCCTGCGGGACGCCTTGATGCAAGCGTCCGTCCAACGCGGGAATGATCCAGACGATTTCAAAAAGGTTGCTGAGGAGTTCTACCGTGGAGCACGTAAGGAGTTGATGCTCTCAAGCTCAGGTAGTTCTTGGGCAGCCTTCGCAAGCGCAACCCTCGCGCCGTTGATTAAACCTGGGATGGTGGTTTACGAGGATCTGAAGGAGAGTATCTTTGGAGGTTGA
- a CDS encoding DUF5997 family protein, whose amino-acid sequence MAARMSQTMKPQTAAKKLGVLLSATPAEFRAGPVSREELDELQAHPPAWLAELRRHGPHPRGEVARRLGVSASGLARAGVTEPLTTEQIRALLAEMPAWLEAERATQAKVRAEEARLRAQAADRQA is encoded by the coding sequence ATGGCCGCACGCATGTCCCAGACCATGAAGCCGCAGACCGCCGCGAAGAAGCTCGGCGTGCTGCTGTCCGCGACCCCGGCGGAGTTCCGGGCCGGTCCGGTCAGCCGGGAGGAGCTGGACGAGCTGCAGGCCCACCCGCCCGCCTGGCTCGCGGAGCTGCGCCGCCACGGCCCGCACCCGCGGGGCGAGGTCGCCCGCCGCCTGGGCGTGTCCGCCTCCGGCCTGGCGCGGGCCGGCGTTACCGAGCCGCTGACCACCGAGCAGATCAGGGCGCTGCTGGCCGAGATGCCGGCCTGGCTGGAGGCCGAGCGCGCCACCCAGGCCAAGGTCCGTGCCGAGGAGGCACGGCTCCGCGCCCAGGCGGCCGACCGCCAGGCTTGA